TATCACTATTCTTTTGCGGAACTCAAGTGAATATGCTTTCATTAGCTTTGGCTACAAAATGATATTTTATTGTACCTCATAACAGCGCAAAGCGCTGTAAGAATTTGCCTTATGCTCAGGTTTTGGAGGAGAGGGTTAATAATGGGTTGGTTGCTGATTATGTTTATGGGTTGGATTTGATTTCTCAGCAGAGGGGAAGTGAGAAGTCGTTTTATTTGGTGGATGGTTTGGGTAGTACGAGGGGGTTGACTAATGGTAGTGGGGTGGTGACTGATAGGTATAGTTATGATGCGTTTGGGAATTTAATTGGGTCTGGTGGTAATACTGAGAATAATTACCTGTTTGCTGGTGAGCAGTTCGATAAGAGTTTAGGTGATTATTATTTGCGGCAGAGGTATTATGACCAACAAACGGGGCGGTTTAATAGGAGAGATAGTTATGAGGGGAGCCGCTTTGAACCAATATCGCAGCACAAGTATCTTTATGCTAATGCTAATCCGGTTAATTTTATCGATCCAACGGGTTGGTTCTCTATTGTTGATATTTCGGCGGTCAATTCAATTATCAATACTGTAGCGGGTGTTGAGATAAACTTAGCTTTAAATGTTAACAGGGGTCTAGATTCTTGGAAAGTAGCTCAAAATAATGAAGTAGACCGAGCAGTCCAAATATATCTAAATACTGCCAATGGACCTATTGGGCATAGAAATTACTATAAAAACTCTCTTTTCCCAAAAACGCTTGCTTACATTGATTTTCACAACTTTTTTGTTTTTGTATTTGACTCAGAAGTAATACCAGATCTTCCTTTCTTAGGGATTTATAGGACAGAACTTCCCGATCGAACGAATGTTATTGTTAGACCATTCGCTTTAACTGTTCCTGCTCCTACTGTGGAGATTCAACGTCCAACAGGTGCTCCATATAAGGTAAGATATCTTCGTCCAGGAGAAACATTATGATATGATAAAAAATAACTTCTACCAATTTAATATGAAGACGCTTTGAGCAGGTCATGTCTATCTCCTCTTATAACTTTATTTTAGAAGTTCTTTTCTATGCAGCTTCATATTAAATTTCTATTATTGTAAAGTAATAGAAGTATTACCCTAGACAGTATTTGTTTTTAAATAAAACAGTTTATTAAAATAGTAGTTAATAGAGCTTAAGAGTATGTCTACTTTTAATAAAAAATATTTACATCAAATTACTGTTTCTGAAAAAGCCGATCGGATTAATGAAAGTTTAAGTTGGGCAGTCCGTAGCCAGCTAAAATCAAGAGACTCTGTAGAAATAACACTTTTTAAATTGGCGGAGTGGGTCGCTGTTCCAGCCACAAGAGAAATTATGATTAATCCAATGCTTCAGGAGCATCTACAACGAACATTTCTAGCGCATGGATACTGTGAACTGTATGCTGTCCGCTTGGATAATGAAGAGTTTCCGGTTTATATATTACCCGTAACTCTTGAAGCTATTGACGAATTTCGTCGCAAAATGGGGGCTTTCTGCTACGCTCTCTTTACTGGAGATGTGGAACCTGATTGGGTTCTGATCGCTATAGAGTCTGAACTTTATGTTATTGCAGGTCCATCTGAGTTTGTTTGTCAGTTTCTCGATTGTAAGATAGAAGAAGCTTTTTCTCGCTTCCAAAACTTCGTCATACATGAACCAATGCCGCAGCAATTGAGGAAATATTTACACCTTGTCTACGACCGCCTTAAAGATAACTATCAGAGCGCTGTAGTCGGTACTGAATTTCGTTTAAGTCCTTAGAGTATGATAGTTTGGTTTGTATCGGTTGACCAAAGAGACAATAACTGATGCTATTGCTGGTAATCGGATTATTGAATATACCTACGATAAGGTGGGTAATCGCCTGACTAAAAATGATTCGGTTGAGGGGATTACTACTTATACTTACGATGATAATGACTGTCTTTTGATGGAACAGTTGAAGCAGAATGGTGTAGTTGTTCAGACGATTGAATATCGTTATGACGATAATGGAAATCTGATTTCTCAGATTAAGAATGGGGTGGAAGAGGTCAGTTACACCTGGGATAAAGAAAATCGGTTGATTGGGGTGAGAAAGGCTAATGGTGAGGTGATTTCTTATCAGTACGATAGTGATGGGATAAGGGTTAGTTCTACTGTTAATGGGGTGAAGACTGAGTTTTTGGTGGATAAGAATTTGCCTTATGCTCAGGTTTTGGAGGAGAGGGTTAATAATGGGTTGGTTGCTGGTTATGTTTATGGTAATGATTTGATTAGTCAACAACGGGGAACTGAGAAGTCGTTTTATTTGGTGGATGGTTTGGGTAGTACGCGGGGGTTGACGAATGCCAATGGTGGGGTAAAGCCGAGATACGCGCAAAATAGGACACGACGTAAAGAAATGTAACAATCGCTGCTGGCACGAATACTCAGTCAACGAAGGCAGAGTAGTAGTACTACTCTACTTACCCATCAAAAATTCAACGAAAAAGTATATTTCTTCGTATATTGTTATTAGAGCAATTTATTTTCAGAATTAGTCAAAATATTTAAAGCCTTATGTGCAACTTCTTCAGCCCGAAGAGAAGTTACCTTTTGATACCGCAATGTAGTCTGAATGAAATCATGTCCCATCAAAGCTCGTAGCTCTTCAGCTGACGCGAATGCAAAGAATAACCAATTCATAAAAGAACGAGAGCGTTTTTGGTGGAGGGGAGGAACTTATTCAGCCGATGGTGTAGCAACTGGCTCTTTCGGTGCTTTCGGCTTTCGCTCGAACACTTGTATATTTGGCTCGTTCAGCACAAATCCATCATTAGTTAGTTCACCCATTTTTCCAGCGATCGCTGCTACCCACATGGGATAATTAGCAAGTGCTTCTTCTAACTTCTTAAACACTTTTGGTTTAACTGTAATACTAGCAATTCGACCATCACAATCAACTTCAAACCTTTTCCAACCGTTATCCACCGTTTCGACATTGGTGGGAAAGTCATTAATTTTGATGGTAAGTTCCAATTTTCCTGCTACTGCCATAGTTGTTTCTCCTTTAAAACGGTTCAAACCACTTTTTAACCTCAATATGTCCGCTGCCTGACTTTTCAGGAAATGCTTTTACTTCCAACAGCGCATCGACGATCGATCTCACTTCCAAAAGTTCCGCTTCCGTCAGCTTGTCGAGTTGAATAGTAAGTACATCCAATCGGCAATTCAAGGGCATAGTTCTTAGCGAATAAACCTCTATTTTACATTCGCTCTCGAAGCTAACCTGCTCCCGAAGGTGACAACTTACTGCATTGCTGCCATAATGCAGTAAGTAATGCAGTAAATGATGCAGTAAGTATGGCAGTAATTGCGTATATCAACCAAAAGGGGGGGTGTGGCAAGTCCACTACTGCCGTGCATTTCGCCTATTGGTTGATTGCCAAGAAGAAGAAAAAAGTATTGCTCATCGATGCCGATGCCCAACGGTCAAGCTCATTGTGGCTCAAAGGCATGGAACCAACAGTTGAGTTTAAAGTAATTCAGACACCTGATGACTTGCTGGAACAAATCCCCGGACTGGCAACAGAGTATGACTATCTCGTAGTAGATGGCCCAGCCAGTTTAGCCGAAGAAACCAGAGCGATTTTATTCCGAGCCGATTTAGCTATTGTCCCAGTACAACCCAGCGGTGTGGATCTGCGAAGTGCTTCCGATGCGGTGCGCCTAATCAAGCAAGCCCAATCAGTGCGCTCCGGCCCACCAGCCGCAGCGTTGTTTCTCAGTCGCGCCGTCAAAGGCACCAAGCTCAAGGATGAAGCGATGACCTTACTAGAACAAACCCCAGGAGTGACCTTACTCAAAACTGTAATTCACCAAAAACAAGCCATTGCTGATACTTCTGGTCAGTCCGCTACTGTTTGGGACTTACCCGGTCGCCCTGCTACTGAATCGGCTAAAGAGTACGAGCGGCTATTTAAAGAAATTTTCGCTTTATTGCCATGAATAAGAAACCCCGCAAATCTTTGGGAGATTCCTTAGCTCAAGAATTCGTTTACGGTGAAAAGATGGCTCGACCTGTCAACAACCAGGAACAACCAGCATCCGAAACACCTCCCCCACCTGTGGAACAGCCAATTACAGAGGTTCCCACCCTACCCAAACCAACGGAGTCTACATTAGCAACTATGTTTCAAACAGAAGCCAAAGAAGCAACCATCCGGTTTACTGTAGATCTGCCAGAGTCGATGCACCGGAAGCTGTCGATATTGGCAGCAAGGACGGGTAAGAAGAAAGCAGAGATTGTCCGAATGCTACTGGATGAAACACTTAAAGACGTTGAGGAGTAATGCAGTAAGTCAGTACTGATTTAAGTAATGCAGTAAGTAATTAATGACTGCATTAAGTCAGTATTTACTTAAATGATGCAGTAATCCTAAAAACTGTTGCCATCAACGGTATCTTTAGCCCAAAAACTTGGAGCTACTTGGAACCAGTCTGCTAATTAATTAAGTAATGCAGTAAGTCAGTAAGGCATTAATTATTTAAGTAATGCAGTAATTACCGATTTACTGCCAGCAGTAATCAGGTGGCGGTCATTTTATTTTTGTGTCCAATTAAAAACTAATCTAAAATAGAAATAACTTGAATACCAGTCACTCGATACATGGGCTTTGTTGGCTTTTCTGTTGTTACCAATTCCTCAGCACCAACCAACAATGCTGCTGCAACATGAAGAGAATCCATTGAAGCTAAACCATAAGTGCAAGCAATTCTATAAGCTTCTTCAATAATTCTTTCCACATCATTAGCCCAGTAAGTCACTGCACTAAAAAACGTTTCATAAAACTCAGCTTCATCAGTTTGCCGATTATAAATCGCTTTGGGCAGCACCTCCAACTTAATAAATATACTGGATGCAAATTCTCGGTCGGAATCAAGCAAAATTTCTAACGCTTTTTCAG
The genomic region above belongs to Phormidium ambiguum IAM M-71 and contains:
- a CDS encoding RHS repeat-associated core domain-containing protein — protein: MPYAQVLEERVNNGLVADYVYGLDLISQQRGSEKSFYLVDGLGSTRGLTNGSGVVTDRYSYDAFGNLIGSGGNTENNYLFAGEQFDKSLGDYYLRQRYYDQQTGRFNRRDSYEGSRFEPISQHKYLYANANPVNFIDPTGWFSIVDISAVNSIINTVAGVEINLALNVNRGLDSWKVAQNNEVDRAVQIYLNTANGPIGHRNYYKNSLFPKTLAYIDFHNFFVFVFDSEVIPDLPFLGIYRTELPDRTNVIVRPFALTVPAPTVEIQRPTGAPYKVRYLRPGETL
- a CDS encoding RHS repeat domain-containing protein, which gives rise to MTKETITDAIAGNRIIEYTYDKVGNRLTKNDSVEGITTYTYDDNDCLLMEQLKQNGVVVQTIEYRYDDNGNLISQIKNGVEEVSYTWDKENRLIGVRKANGEVISYQYDSDGIRVSSTVNGVKTEFLVDKNLPYAQVLEERVNNGLVAGYVYGNDLISQQRGTEKSFYLVDGLGSTRGLTNANGGVKPRYAQNRTRRKEM
- a CDS encoding fertility inhibition FinO-like protein; translated protein: MAVAGKLELTIKINDFPTNVETVDNGWKRFEVDCDGRIASITVKPKVFKKLEEALANYPMWVAAIAGKMGELTNDGFVLNEPNIQVFERKPKAPKEPVATPSAE
- a CDS encoding AAA family ATPase: MAVIAYINQKGGCGKSTTAVHFAYWLIAKKKKKVLLIDADAQRSSSLWLKGMEPTVEFKVIQTPDDLLEQIPGLATEYDYLVVDGPASLAEETRAILFRADLAIVPVQPSGVDLRSASDAVRLIKQAQSVRSGPPAAALFLSRAVKGTKLKDEAMTLLEQTPGVTLLKTVIHQKQAIADTSGQSATVWDLPGRPATESAKEYERLFKEIFALLP
- a CDS encoding type II toxin-antitoxin system VapC family toxin yields the protein MKRTFIDAGVLVAAARGVGDISEKALEILLDSDREFASSIFIKLEVLPKAIYNRQTDEAEFYETFFSAVTYWANDVERIIEEAYRIACTYGLASMDSLHVAAALLVGAEELVTTEKPTKPMYRVTGIQVISILD